The proteins below come from a single Comamonas antarctica genomic window:
- a CDS encoding IclR family transcriptional regulator domain-containing protein, whose protein sequence is MSHPIDETNAAYKEIRSLKRGIELLRCLNQCPGGIGTTSTLSVMSRIPRPTVKRILETLRSCGLVRPTDRDGQYTLTFEVRSLSEGFIDDEWITQVAAPLLRAYVKALLWPCDLATMEVEFMVIRESTHRFSMLSQHHSMIGTRLPILLSAVGRAYLAACTDEQLDNILNMLGRRDDELGKMARNRREIDTMLAETRRCGYSINRGEWEDEPDFSAIGLAVKSAGQLIAAINMVYPNASVDTAAIEARYLPVLQELAQRIGHDSEPWFAQAADAPAGPGR, encoded by the coding sequence ATGTCCCATCCGATCGATGAAACCAATGCTGCCTATAAGGAAATTCGCAGCCTCAAGCGCGGCATCGAACTGCTGCGCTGCCTGAACCAGTGCCCCGGGGGAATCGGCACCACCAGCACACTGAGCGTAATGAGCCGCATCCCGCGCCCCACGGTCAAAAGGATCCTGGAAACCTTGAGGTCATGCGGACTGGTGCGCCCCACCGACCGGGACGGCCAGTACACGCTGACGTTCGAAGTGCGCAGCCTGAGCGAGGGCTTCATCGACGACGAATGGATCACGCAGGTTGCCGCTCCGCTGCTGCGGGCCTATGTCAAAGCACTGTTGTGGCCCTGCGACCTGGCGACCATGGAAGTCGAATTCATGGTGATACGCGAGAGCACGCATCGCTTCAGCATGCTCTCGCAGCACCATTCCATGATCGGCACGCGGCTGCCCATCCTGCTGAGCGCGGTGGGCCGCGCCTATCTCGCGGCCTGCACCGATGAACAGCTGGACAACATCCTGAACATGCTGGGCCGGCGCGACGACGAACTGGGCAAGATGGCCAGGAACAGGAGGGAGATCGACACGATGCTGGCAGAAACCCGCCGTTGCGGCTACTCGATCAACCGCGGCGAATGGGAGGACGAGCCCGACTTCTCCGCCATCGGCCTCGCGGTCAAGAGCGCAGGCCAGCTGATCGCGGCCATCAACATGGTCTATCCCAACGCTTCGGTCGATACCGCCGCCATCGAAGCCCGGTACCTGCCGGTGTTGCAGGAACTGGCGCAGCGCATCGGCCACGACAGCGAACCGTGGTTCGCGCAGGCAGCCGACGCGCCCGCGGGCCCGGGCCGCTAG
- a CDS encoding type I secretion system permease/ATPase, with product MTSTPAPSELRMALAALKPYFRRAAALSLLSSILVLAPSVYMLAVYDRVVNSRNPLTLLMLTLAVLGAYAVMEVLEWARSEIMRAAGIALDAQLSERIFGAIFAARLRQLAGGTGQPINDFKLVRDFLHSPALLAWMEAPVALIMMLLLFLISPVLGWSALVFALLQVGVAWANERSSKPLLTQASRQSFVAQQYADNSLRNAEVIESMGMLHDLQGRWLKKQRAFLDLQARASESSGGFVALGKLLQNTMGSLLLGLGCWLLLHGQLHGGEGMMIIASILGGRMLAPLVQAVAQWQNVIHARDAWTRLQALLREVPAAADAMPLPAPRGRVQVEQLVAGAPGIATPLLYDIHFSLDPGDVLAVIGPSGSGKTTLARQLVGLWPALGGKVRLDGADIHSWNKRELGPHLGYLPQDVELFEGSVAENIARFGSANPDAVENAARAVGIHQFILGLPGGYAAPIGADGARLSGGQRQRLALARALYGKPVLVVLDEPDANLDQEGHAALTQAIRGASAHGTTFVIVTHLGSVLQAANKLLLLYAGKQQAFGPRAEVLAPIQRATRAGPAGSTSRDGS from the coding sequence ATGACGTCCACCCCCGCTCCCAGCGAGTTGCGCATGGCGCTGGCTGCGCTCAAGCCCTACTTTCGCCGCGCCGCAGCGTTGAGCCTGCTGTCCAGCATCCTGGTGCTCGCGCCCTCGGTATACATGCTCGCGGTATACGACCGGGTGGTGAACAGCCGCAACCCGCTGACGCTGCTGATGCTCACGCTTGCCGTGCTGGGCGCCTATGCAGTCATGGAGGTGCTGGAATGGGCCCGCAGCGAAATCATGCGCGCGGCCGGCATCGCGCTCGATGCGCAGCTCAGCGAGCGCATCTTCGGCGCGATCTTCGCGGCCCGGCTGCGGCAACTGGCGGGGGGCACAGGACAACCCATCAACGACTTCAAGCTGGTCCGCGACTTCCTGCATTCTCCGGCCCTGCTGGCCTGGATGGAGGCGCCGGTGGCGCTGATCATGATGCTGCTGCTGTTTCTCATCAGCCCGGTGCTGGGCTGGTCGGCGCTGGTGTTCGCGCTGCTGCAGGTCGGCGTGGCATGGGCCAACGAACGGAGCAGCAAGCCGCTGCTGACCCAGGCCAGCCGCCAATCCTTCGTGGCCCAGCAATATGCCGACAACAGCCTGCGCAACGCCGAGGTCATCGAATCCATGGGCATGCTGCACGACCTGCAGGGCCGCTGGCTGAAAAAGCAGCGCGCCTTCCTGGACCTGCAGGCGCGCGCCTCCGAGAGCTCGGGCGGATTCGTGGCATTGGGCAAGCTGCTGCAAAACACCATGGGTTCGCTGCTGCTGGGCCTGGGCTGCTGGCTGCTGCTGCACGGCCAGCTCCATGGCGGCGAGGGCATGATGATCATTGCCTCGATCCTGGGCGGGCGCATGCTGGCGCCGCTGGTGCAGGCGGTCGCGCAGTGGCAGAACGTGATCCATGCACGCGACGCATGGACGCGGCTGCAGGCACTGCTGCGCGAGGTGCCGGCCGCGGCCGATGCCATGCCGCTGCCCGCGCCGCGCGGTCGCGTTCAGGTCGAGCAGTTGGTCGCGGGCGCACCCGGCATTGCCACCCCGCTGCTGTACGACATCCATTTCTCGCTCGATCCCGGCGATGTGCTGGCCGTGATCGGCCCGTCGGGCAGCGGCAAGACCACGCTGGCGCGCCAGCTGGTCGGATTGTGGCCCGCACTCGGCGGCAAGGTGCGCCTCGACGGCGCCGACATCCACAGCTGGAACAAGCGGGAACTCGGACCCCATCTGGGCTACCTGCCCCAGGACGTGGAGCTGTTCGAAGGCAGCGTCGCGGAGAACATCGCGCGCTTCGGCTCCGCCAACCCGGACGCGGTGGAAAACGCGGCCCGCGCCGTCGGAATCCATCAGTTCATCCTCGGCCTGCCCGGCGGCTATGCGGCCCCGATCGGAGCTGACGGCGCGCGCCTATCCGGCGGGCAGCGCCAGCGCCTGGCCCTGGCACGCGCGCTGTATGGCAAGCCGGTGCTGGTGGTGCTCGACGAGCCCGACGCCAACCTCGACCAGGAGGGCCACGCCGCGCTGACGCAGGCGATCCGCGGCGCCAGCGCGCATGGCACCACCTTCGTGATCGTCACCCATCTGGGCAGTGTGCTGCAGGCCGCGAACAAGCTGCTGCTGCTGTATGCCGGCAAGCAGCAGGCATTCGGCCCGCGCGCCGAGGTGCTGGCACCGATCCAGCGCGCCACGCGCGCCGGACCGGCTGGCAGCACTTCCAGGGACGGCTCCTGA